In Lemur catta isolate mLemCat1 chromosome 1, mLemCat1.pri, whole genome shotgun sequence, one DNA window encodes the following:
- the TICAM1 gene encoding TIR domain-containing adapter molecule 1 yields the protein MAHTGPSLPGVFDVLGTAGQDKLLHLKHKLKTLRTGCQGASLLHAMVLLTLGQDTEARISLEALKADAVARLVARQWAGVDSVDSTEAPEEPPDVSWAVARLYHLLAEEKLCPASLRDLAYQAALRDLGSRDDCRLRELQVEAQDRCGWDVVRDPRSFQTLHSDLGCLPASSTPPSGTRSLPRPIDDLSGWSRGCSLRSTSPASLASNLEISQSPTVPLLSLHRSPRGPSKLCDGPRASPVPEPVPSGCQEPEEMSWPPSGEIAGSPELPEAAPDPAPAGLPGTPKVPEASTHYPAECTEVPAAPGPVSPPSPEPAGKPRPVKDQMPLQLSQEDTLRPGIKPWPPAPSVPETPLPSPPPPPSPCSTYLASSSPGASSPEVSSEQKFYNFVVLHAKADEHVALRVREKLEALGVSDGATFCEDFQVPGRGELRCLQDAIDHSAFVILLLTPSFDCRLSLHQVCQALMSSFTRHGWQDCVVPFLPLESSPAQLRSDTASLLAGLVWLEEHSPVFARKVANTFKLQKLRLRKANWKKEQDARALREQSQHLEGERVQAAALNTAYSTYLQSYLAWQAQMEQLQVAFGSHMSLGTGMPFRAPGPFAGGQVPQGAPPPFPTWLGCPQPPPRLHPWQAGTPPVAFPQPPSPAFPTASPPPPPSPGLQPLIIHHAQMVQLGLNNHMWNQRGAQTPEDKTQEAE from the coding sequence GGCCAGGACAAGCTCTTGCATCTGAAGCACAAACTGAAGACCCTGCGTACCGGCTGCCAGGGGGCCAGCCTCCTACACGCCATGGTGCTCCTGACCCTGGGCCAGGACACGGAGGCCAGGATCTCTCTGGAGGCGCTGAAGGCAGACGCGGTGGCCCGGCTGGTGGCCCGCCAGTGGGCCGGCGTGGACAGCGTGGACAGCACTGAGGCCCCCGAGGAGCCTCCTGACGTGTCCTGGGCCGTCGCCCGCCTGTACCACCTGCTGGCCGAGGAGAAGCTGTGCCCAGCCTCGCTGCGGGACTTGGCCTACCAAGCAGCCCTCCGTGACCTTGGCTCCAGGGATGACTGCCGGCTGCGGGAGCTCCAGGTGGAGGCCCAGGACCGGTGTGGGTGGGATGTTGTCAGGGACCCGAGGAGCTTCCAGACCCTCCACTCCGACCTGGGCTGCCTTCCAGCGTCCTCCACTCCACCCTCTGGGACCCGCAGCCTTCCTCGCCCCATCGACGACCTGTCAGGCTGGAGCCGAGGGTGCTCCCTGAGATCCACCAGCCCAGCTTCACTGGCCAGCAACTTGGAAATCAGCCAGTCACCCACCGTGCCCCTCCTCAGCCTGCACCGCAGCCCCCGCGGGCCCAGCAAGCTCTGTGACGGCCCTCGGGCCAGCCCGGTGCCCGAGCCTGTCCCTAGTGGCTGCCAGGAGCCTGAGGAGATGAGCTGGCCCCCGTCGGGGGAGATTGCTGGCTCCCCAGAGCTTCCAGAGGCAGCCCCAGATCCAGCCCCCGCTGGCCTCCCTGGCACCCCTAAGGTTCCGGAAGCCAGCACGCACTACCCGGCGGAGTGCACTGAGGTGcctgcagcccctgggcctgTCTCCCCGCCCAGCCCGGAGCCTGCCGGAAAGCCCCGCCCCGTCAAAGACCAGATGCCGCTCCAGCTTTCTCAGGAAGACACCCTGCGCCCGGGTATCAAGCCATGGCCACCTGCTCCCTCCGTCCCCGAAACGCcgctcccctctcctcctcctccaccgtCCCCTTGTTCGACCTACCTGGCCTCCTCGTCCCCAGGGGCTTCGTCCCCCGAGGTGTCATCGGAGCAGAAGTTCTATAACTTTGTGGTCCTCCACGCCAAGGCAGACGAACATGTCGCCCTGCGGGTCAGGGAGAAGCTGGAGGCCCTTGGCGTGTCCGACGGGGCCACCTTCTGCGAGGACTTCCAGGTGCCCGGGCGTGGGGAGCTGCGCTGCCTGCAGGACGCCATAGACCACTCGGCCTTCGTCATCCTACTGCTCACCCCCAGCTTTGACTGTCGCCTGAGCCTGCACCAGGTGTGCCAAGCCCTGATGAGCAGCTTCACGCGACACGGGTGGCAGGACTGCGTggtccccttcctgcccctggaGAGCTCCCCGGCCCAGCTCCGCTCGGACACGGCCAGCCTGCTCGCCGGCCTGGTGTGGCTGGAGGAGCACTCCCCGGTCTTCGCCAGGAAGGTAGCCAACACCTTCAAGCTCCAGAAGCTTCGGCTCCGCAAGGCCAACTGGAAGAAGGAACAGGACGCCCGGGCGCTGCGGGAGCAGAGCCAACACCTGGAGGGTGAGCGGGTGCAGGCCGCGGCCCTGAACACCGCGTATTCCACCTACCTCCAGAGCTACTTGGCCTGGCAGGCGCAGATGGAGCAGCTCCAGGTGGCTTTTGGGAGCCACATGTCATTGGGGACTGGGATGCCCTTTAGGGCTCCGGGACCCTTTGCCGGGGGGCAGGTGCCCCAGGGAGCCCCACCACCCTTCCCCACCTGGCTGGGCTGCCCGCAGCCACCGCCCCGGCTGCACCCGTGGCAGGCGGGCACCCCGCCAGTGGCCTTCCCGCAGCCACCTTCACCGGCCTTCCCCACAGCGTCCCCTCCGCCCCCTCCGAGCCCGGGACTGCAGCCCCTCATCATCCACCACGCTCAGATGGTGCAACTGGGACTCAACAACCACATGTGGAACCAGCGAGGGGCCCAGACGCCTGAGGACAAGACGCAGGAGGCCGAGTGA